The genomic window TGATCCCTTCCAGAAGTCGCGCGGGTTCGGCCTTTCGCCACAAGGGAGCGAGGGGGTGTCCGTTTTCGGCGGCGGTGGGAGGATACTCATGTTCGAGGGTCGGCGTTCTCGCGCGGTCACACCCGAAACCACTGTCCCCTGAGCGCAAAGCGCCGCCTCCACCGCGCGGAACGACGTCCGAGTTGAGGACGGGCCCGCCGCCGCCGAAAACGGGGCACCCCATCGCTCCTCGGCATGACACCGAAGACCGGACTGCTGATACGAACCACGACTCCAGGGGACTATGGGGCGGGCGTCGTCGAGACGACGCGCGGCGGTGGGCTTCGCTTTTCGGCGCGGCGGCCCTACGGTGCGCGCCTATGGGATACGAGAGCCTCGGAGCCTGCGTCGTCGACCTCGAGAAGCGCGGGGAGCTCGTCCGCGTGCCCGACCGGCTCGACCCGTTCCTCGAGCTCGCGGAGGTGCAGCGCCGCATCTTCGCCGCGCGCGGCCCCGCCCTCCTGTTCGAAAAAGTGCAGGGCACACGCTTTCCGTGCCTCTCGAACGTGTTCGGTACGCGGGCGCGGGCCGACTGGCTGTTCCGCGACACGCTCGCGGACATGCGCGCGCTCGTCGAGGCGAAGGTGAGCCCGGGCGCCCTCGCGCTCTCGCCGATGCTCGCCGCGCGCCTGCCGAGGGCGGCGCTCCACCTCGTGCCGCGCACCGTGCGGCGTGGGGCCGTGACGGAGAACACGACCCGGATCTCCGAGCTGCCGCAGATCGTGTCGTGGCCGGGCGACGGCGGCCCGTTCATCACCCTGCCGCAGGTCTACACCGAAGACCCCGCGGCCCCAGGCCTGCGCGGCTCGAACCTCGGCATGTACCGCGTGCAGCTCGCCGGCAACGCGTACGTGCGTGACCGCGAGGTGGGCCTCCACTACCAGCTGCACCGCGGCGTCGGCGTGCACCATTCGCGCGCGCTCGAGCGCGGCGAGCGCCTCCGCGTGCGCGTCTTCGTTGGGGGACCGCCGGCGTTCATGCTCGCGGCGGTGATGCCGCTCCCCGAGGGCCTGCCGGAGCTCTCCTTCGCGGGCGCGCTCAACGGCCGCGCCGCGCGCATGGTCGCGGGGTCGCCGCACATCCACGCCGACGCGGACTTCTGCATCACGGGCACCGTGGCCGCCAACAACAAGCCCGAGGGCGCCTTCGGAGACCACCTGGGTTACTACGCGAAAATTCATGATTTTCCGGTGCTCGAGGTCGAGTCCGTGACCCACCGCGAGGGCGCCATCTGGCCCTTCACGGTGGTCGGGCGTCCGCCGCAGGAGGACACCATCTTCGGCGAGCTCATTCATGACCTCACGGCCTCGCTCGTGCCGAACGTGCTGCCCGGCGTGCGCGAGGTGCACGCGGTCGACGAGTCGGGCGTACATCCGCTCTTGCTCGCGGTGGGCAGCGAGCGCTACGCGCCCTACGCCGATGACGCGGCCTCCGCGCCGCCGGCCGAGCTGCTGACGCAGGCGAACGCCCTCCTCGGGCAGGGGCAGATGTCGCTCGCGAAGTACCTCTTCATCGCCGACGCCGCCGACCGGCCGCCGAGCGTGCGCGAAGTGCCCGCGTTCCTGCAGCACGTGCTCGAGCGCATCGACCCCACGCGGGATCTCCACTTTCACGTGAACACCACGATGGACTCGCTCGACTACTCCGGCACCGCGCTCGGGCGCGGCTCCAAGGTGGTCGTCGCGGCGCGCGGTCCGAAGCGCCGTGAGCTCGCGCGAGAGGTGGGCGCCGACGTCGCGTGGCCCGCGCTCGTGCGCGCCGCGCGCCTCGTGTGCCCCGGGGTGATCGCCCTCGAGGCCGCCCCGTGGACGAGCCCGCGCGACGTGGAGACCCTCGCCGGCGCGCTCGGCGCTCTGCCCGAGGCGGCGTTGCGCGGGCTCCCGCTCATCGTCGTCGTGGACGACGCGGAGTTTCTCGCGCGCACCTTCGCGAACTTTCTTTGGGTCACGTTCACGCGCTCGAACCCGGCGGTCGACGTGAGCGGCGTCCGCGCGTTCACCGAGCACAAGGCGTGGGGCTGCCGAGGCCCCCTCCTCATCGACGCGCGGAACAAGCCCCACCACGCGCCGCCTCTGGTGGAGAACGTCGACGTGACCGCCCGGGTCGATCGCCTCTTCGCGCGGGGCGGTACGTTGGCGAAGTGGGGGTGAGTCTGGCGGTGCCGCCGCGGGGCGGCGCAAGCTGACCCACGCGCGGGCGCGTCTTGGCGCACGTTTCATCCGGCTGCGCGATGGCCTGGCGCTTGCTGTCCATGGGGCATGCACTCCCCTCTCCGCCGAGCCGCCCGGTCGCTCGTCATGGCTGCCCTCGTCGTGGCGTCGCTCGCCGCGTGCAGCGCGAGCACCCCACAAGGCACCACCGAAGACGCGGGGCCGGACTCGGGCAACCCGTTCGGGTGCTGCCCCGACGTCAAGACCGGCTGCACGCTCGTTCGCAACGGACCGAAGCAGTCCGCGGACGACACCTGCGTCATCGGGAACGATGGCGTCGTTCTCAACCCGCAGCAGCCGGGGTGGACGCACTCGGTGGACAAGTTCGGCTGCGGAGTGTGGAGCCCGCCTCCGAACGCGGCGACCATCGTGTGCGGGCAAGCGCCTCCACCACCCGAGCCCCCCGACGCGGGCGACGCGAGCGTGAGCGACGCCGACGCGGGCGACGCGAGCGCAGGCGACGCCGCCGCGGACGCCCCGACCGACTGAGGTCGGCCCGGAAAGGCGGCCAGAAAGTCCTTGCCGCCGGCCCGCGAGTCGACGAAAGAAACCCCCATGGCCAAGAACAAGAAGAGCGCCCTCCAGCAGGCCGCGTCGCGCAAGCTCGCCGGCATCGGACCGAAGCCCCCGAGCCCCGAGCACATCGCCCACATGATGATGCACGCCGAAGAGCGGGGCGAGGTCACCCGCGTCCCCCTCGAGGACGGCACCTGGGGTTGGGCGATGCCCGGCGAGGGCGGCCAGACCCAGGTCATGCGCCCCACCCAAGAGATGCTCGACGCGCTCGACCGCTTCGCGCGCGAGGGGCACCCCGCGCACTGAGCCAGACCCGCGCCCGGGCGCTGGTCAATTAAAGCAGATCTTTTCTGCCCGCGCTCTTCAGCGCCTCGACCACCAGCTTGACGTCCTGCGCGCGCTCGCGTGGGACGACGAGCACCGCGTCGTCGGTCTCGACGACCACGAGATCGGACACGCCCACGAAGGCCACGTGCTTCGCGCGGCCCGAGCCGAGGTTCGCGAAGTAGTTCCGTGCGGCGTCGACCGTGAACGCGCCGGCGGGGAGGACGTTCCCGGCCGCGTCTTGGGCGCCGAGCTCCCATGCGCTCTGCCAGCTCCCGACGTCGCTCCAGCCGAAGTCGCCCGGGACGACGGCGAGGTCTTTGGCCTGCTCCATCACGCCGACGTCGATCGACACGCTCTGTAGGGTGGGGAACACCTCGGCGACGGCCTCCGCGGTGCCGCGCGCGACCATCGCCCGCGTCGAATCCGCCATCACGGGCAGGTGCGCCTCGAGGAGCCCGCGCATCACGTCGGCGCGGAAGAAGAACATGCCCGCGTTCCAGAGATGTTTGCCGCCGGCCACGTAGCCCTCGGCGCGCGCGCGATCGGGCTTCTCCACGAACCTCGCGACGGCGCGCGCGTGCGGGCCGCGCGCGTCGCCGAGCTCGATGTACCCAAACCCGGTCTCGGCGCGCGTGGGCACGATGCCGACGGTGGTGCACGCGCCCTCGCGCGCCGTGGCGTAGGCGCGCTCGAGCACCGCGCGGAAGCTCGGTTCGTCGGCGATGTGGTGATCGCTCGGCAGCACCGCCACCACCGCGTCGGGATCGCGCGCGAGGAGCACCTCGGTCGCCCAGGCGATGCATGGCGCCGTGTTGCGGGGGGCTGGCTCCCGGAGGATCTGCGCGGGGGGCACCTCGGGCAGGGCGGCGATGGTCGCCTCGGCGAGGCGCTCGGCCGTGACCACGTAGATGCGCTCGGGCGGCACCAGCGGCGCGAGCCGCTTCACGGTCGCCGCGAGGAGCGACTCGCCCGCGCCGCCCGCGAGGGGCAAGAGCTGCTTCGGGCGCGCTTCCCGCGACGCCGGCCAGAACCTCGTACCCGCGCCGCCCGCCATGATGACCGCGTAGTCCGCCATGGGCGGATACCCTACCACCGGAGGGGCCCGGGGCGCCTCGGGATCGCGCAGAAATCCCCCGCGTGGGGCGCGGAATCACCAGGAATTTTGCCACTCGGGCGCCCCCGTTTAGAACGTGGGTATGGTCCGCTCCTCGCGCCTCTCCCCCCGCCTTCACGGCTTGTGGTCGGCGCTCGGGGTGGCGCTCGTGACGCTCTTCTGCGCGCTCGGCGCGCTGGGGTGCCAGCGCGATCTGCCGCTGCGCCTCATCGAGGTGCACGAGGTGACGCCGGCCGAGCTCGAGTCCGGCGACAGGCTCGAGGTCCATGGCGCAGGCTTCCCGCAGGGCCGCCCCGCACACCTCACGTTCCGCGGGACGCTCTACCGCCCTGGGCACGCGCCCGAGCGCGCGCGCCTCGGCGCCACGGGCACCGTGTCCGGGCAGGCCCGCATCGAGATCGACGTGACCGAGGAGCTGCTCGCGAGCTTCGCCGGCACCGGCGCGCGCCGAGCACACGACGTTCCGCGGCGAGGTCGAGGTGGTCTTCGCGTCGCAGAGCGCGAGCGCGCCGCCGATCGCCGCGACCCTCCAGGGCGTGGTGCTCGACGTGTTCCCCGCCGGCCTCGGCGCCGACGACGCCGCTCGCGCCGACAAGGAGGGCGCGGGCGTGCTCGCGTTCCTCGGCCTGGAGGTGACCGCCGCGGGGCCCGGGCTGGTGGTCGAGGCGGTGGCGCCCGGCTCGCGCGGCGAAGAGGCGGGGCTCGTGAAGGGCGATCTTCTCACCGGCTTCGAGGGAGTGCGGCTCACGCGCGTCGCCGACGTCCGCGCGAGCGGCGCTCGCGAGGTCTCGCTCACGTTCCGGCGGGGTGGCGGCAAGGAGGAGACGCGCGAGCTCTCTCTCGTCGGCCTCTCTCGCGCGCTGCCCCGTGATTTCTCCTGGATCGTGTGGCTCATGGGCCTCGCCGTGGCGCTCGTCGTGGCCTTCGTGGCGCCGTTCGAGGGGCGCCTGGGGCGGGCCGAGCTCGCGATCGCGCGCCGCGTGCGAAGGCTCCGCGAGCGCGACACCCTCACGCGTCCCTTCCGCCTGAGCGCCCTCGCGCGCGCAGCCTCGCGGGGGCTCCTCGGTGAGCGCCCGAGCCGCGAGCTCGCGTGGCTCCCGCCGGCCGTGCTGGCCGTGTCGTCGGCCGCGCTGTTCGCCCTCCCGGGCGCGGGGACTCTGGTCGGTGAGGACGTCGACGTGCTGCTCCTCTTCGTCGCCTTCGTGGCGTCGAGCCTGACGGTCGCGGTGGGCCAAGAACGCGGCCTGTTGCCCCGCCTTCGCGCGCTCGGCGGCACGGCGCTGCTCCTCCTGCCCCTCGGGCTCGCCCTCGTCGTGGCGGTCAGCGCGAGCGGCTCGCTCCGCGGGATCGACGCGGTGCGTGGCCAGGGCGCGATGCCCTGGGAGTGGAACGCGTTCCGCTCGCCGTTCTCCCTCGCCCTCGTGGTCACCTGCGTCGTGGCGCAGGCGCTCCTCGGAGCCCGCGCGCGCGGCGAGCAGCACGGCCCGAGCGCCGACGCCGCCTACCGCGTGGGGCTGCTCTTCTCGTCCGGCGTGCTGGTGGTGCTCTTCTTCGGGGGGTATCGCCTGCCGGGTGGCGTCGACAAGATGTCGCTCTTTGCCCGTCTCGCTGGCGGGTGCCTCTTGCTCGCGAAGACTTGGGCGCTCGCGGCGCTCGCCCTCCTGGTGCGGTTCACGCGCCCGCTCGGCGTGCAGCGGGAAGGGGCGGGCGGGCGAGGGCTCGGCGGCGCTGCGCGGCTCGCCCTGAGCGCCACCTTGGCCTTCGCGACCAGCCTCGCGTGGACCACTTCGCGGTGGGCCGCGCGCGTCGAGCTCGAGGCGGCGCTCGGCGGAGCGCTCGTGCTCGCCACGGCGGTGTTCCTCGCGCGCGTGGTGGTGCGCGTGAAATACGTGACGCAAGCGCCCACGCCGCACGTCGATCCTTTCGTGTAGGCCGTTCGCGCTGGGAGGCTAGTTCCCACTCGCTCGCTCGCCGGCGGGCTCGGTCGATGAACGAGCTCGCGAGCATGGCGTGTCTCGATAGGGAGCGTTGACGGGGGACGCGAGGAAAGGGCCGGATGATGTCAGTCGAGCTGGGGCTCGGCGAAGCACTTCATGGCGCCGCGCTCATCGACCCTCGCCTTGGAGTCGAAGCTCCCTGTCGTGCGGTAGCAGAACTGCCCGCGCGCGCACTGGGCCCCCGCCTTGATCGACCCGCGATCGCACGTGTAGGAAGCGTAGTCGAGGTCGGGTCGCGGGTCGCAATACACACCGTCGACCTTGCCGGCGCACGACGGGGACGCCTTCGTCGAGGCCGGGCACGTGACGTTGTGGAACAGCTTGGCCTGCTCGGGCGGGATCACCCCCACCGCCGCCCACCCGCAAATGATCGCGTGCTTCGCCCAGAGCGGCTGGACGTCCGTGCGCGTCGGGTGGCTAACCTGCTTGCCAATCTGGTAGACGATCATTTTGTCGGCGAAGGTGCGCATCGTGTCGCCCGGGCCGAGCGCGTGCAGGACGTTGTAGACGAGCCACTTCGCGGCCTCGAGGCCAATCTCCGCGGATACTCCGAGGTGGCTGTGATCGTTGAACCCGCCGTAGGCCATGAGCGCCCAGGCCTGGGTGACGATGAGCGAGTTGAAGTGAACGTTCCCATTGTCATGAGCGTTGTTGAAGGGGCGGATCTTCGAGTAATGAACGGCGCCGCCCGAGGTGCCCCAGGAGGGATGGAGGAAGTGCCGAAGCGGCTTGTTGTCGGCGCGCAAGTTCTCCGCGAAGCCGAACCTCCCGCCGGTGTTCTGGGTGATGACCGCCTGGGCGTACGAAGCCAAGATGTCGGCGATGCCCTCGTTGATGGCGCCCTGCTCGCCGGCGTAGCCAAGGGCCGAACGAACGTACCCCGTTGACTTCCCGGAGGTGACGGTCGCGATCACCCCGTGGGAGTACTCGTGCGCCATGAAGTCGATGTTCGTGGCGGGGGACTCGACCTCCCAGGCCGTCCCCGCGTGGTTCAGGACGCCGTCCCCTATCGAGATGCTCGCGTCGGCCGAGTCGAAGAAGGCGTTCCCGAGCCCAGAGATCGCGCCCGAGCCCGTGGCGATCGAGTTTCGATGAATCTTGAGCGTGGTCCGCCCCCCGATCCACGTCGACAGGTCGAAGGCGTCCTTGAAGTATCGGGCTGATCGGCTCGTGTTGTAGAACGCGTTGACCGCGACTTGCTCCGTGAAGCCGGCGCGAACGTCGGCGGCGTCGGCGTTGAAGTCGAATCGAACCGTGCCGCTCGGCTCTCTCACTCCCACGATCGCCGCGGGGGAGCCGCGCCCGTAGGTGGTGGTGACGATGTCTCCGAGGGGGCCAGGGCCCGCGAGCGTCGGCTGTCCGCCGGCGGTGGACATCTCCACGGGATAGCGGGCGTCGCGACGCTTCTTGGGGTCGCTGTCCTGATACGCCTCCTCTCCCCCGTAGGCCATCACCGTCTCGCCTCCGCCGTGGTTCGGCGCGTCGGCCAGCACGGCCCCGGTGAGCGCGTCGAGGTCGACCTGCCGGCTGCCCTCGGGGCTGTCGACGACGGTGCGGTAGGCGAGCGCGGGGACGTCGGGATCCGTCGCGACGACGCCGAGCGTCGGCTCGTGCCCCGGGAAGCCCCCGTAGCCGAGCGCGTGGAGCTTCTCCCTTGCGCTCGCTGGGTCGAAGGCGGGGGTGGTGCGCACACGATCGAGGTGGTGGGCGACCGCGGCGTCGACGAAGGCGAGGCTGCCGTCGGGGCGCACGCCCGCGACGAAGGCGGAGTCGAACACGGGCAGGGCCGTGCCGGGCACGTGCTGGGTGAACACCATCGTCGCGAGGCGGTCCGGGGCGGCCTCCGTCGCGACCGCGCCTTGATCGAGCTCGCTCGCGAAGCTGCCGCTGAGGCCCAGCCCCTCGCGCACCGGCTCGAGGAACGCGAGCAGCTCCTTCGGGTCCTTCGCGCTCGGGAGCACGGCGTCGCCGTCGTCGAGGGCGTAGTAGAGGCGCGGCTTCCCCGAAGCCCCGGGATCCATCTCCCAGCGCGCGCCGGTCATCGCCGCGAGCCGCTGCTGCACGGAGCGCGGCGATTCAGTGAACGGGGCGGGCTCGTCGTTGCCGCCCGAGCAGGCGACCGCGAGCAGACCGAGCGAGACCCCACCGAGGACGAGAGCGACCTTCTTCATCGACGCACCACCTTTCGATGGCGCTCTCGACGGGCTTCACGAGGCCGTTGCGTCGCGGCGAACGATTTCTGTTCGCGGCCTCGCTACGTCTCGTCGTCGTACGGGCGATCGCGCGCCGGCAGCGCGTCGCGAAAGGCCTCGAACGTCTTCCACGCGGGGACGGGCGGCGTGTGGTTCGGGCGCGGCGCGTACACAGAGGGCTCCACGAGCGCGAGCTTCGGCACGTAGCGCGGGCAGTTCGGGAAGATCTGCGCGACGGCGACGCGCACGATGAACACGGCCCCGGGGCACTCGGCGAGGAGCGGATCGTCCGCGCTCACTCGCGCCGTGCCGTTCACGCGGAGTCGCCTCGGCTGCTCGAAGTCGAGGAAGAGCAGCCCGACGTGCGGGTTCACCACGACGTTGCCCCACGTGCGGTACATCCCGTTTCCGTCGTAGTCGGGAATGGCCAACGTGGACGCGTCGACCACCCGCACGAACCCGGGCACGCCGCCCTTGTAGGAGCAGTCGGGCCGGCCCTCGTGATCGGCTGTCGCGATGAAGAACATGGGACACCGCTCGATGAACGCGCGGTCGTCGTCGGTGAACGCCGCGCGGAGCGTGACCTGCGCCAGCCGATCGGCGAGGGGTCGCGTCTCGCGCAGGTCTTGGAGGCTCCGCATTCCGTGGTGGTACGGGTCGTCGTCGGACATGGCACTTCCTTATCCCTGAGCGCGCGAGGCCCGGGGAGAGTCGCTCTCTCGGCCGGCGCTCAGGGACTATTCTCGCAGCTGCTCGCGCTCCCGGGCGAGCTCGCTCAGGAGGATCGGCGAGATCTTCCCGAGCGCGATGGCCTTGCTGTCGTCACCGCGGTGGAAATGGACGGCGGTCACCTTCTGCGTCGTCGGGTTCATGTCGGCGGCGCCCATGCAGAAGCCCCCGTCGAGACCGAAGGTCGCGACGAGCCCGTCCCCGAGGGGTCTCCACATGTCCCACACCCACCCGGCGTCTTGCGGGGCGCCCTTCCGCCAGCCGCGGGCCTCGAGCCCCATCAGGCGTGAGGTCTTCACCTCAGTGTCGCCGAGGCGGTCGATCGCCTTCGCCGCGATCTCGGCGGCCGTCGGCGAGTAGGTCTGTCGCCCGAGCTGGTCGAACGGCTGGATCAGCTCGTAGTCGCTGAACACGACGCTCCAGCGCGCGAGCGACGCCTCGTCGAGCGACAGGCGGTGCACGATCCCAACCGACGCGTCGGCCGCGAGGCTCACCGCGGCGTCCTTCGCGTCGGCGAAGGTCCCGTCCTCCGCCACGCGGAACGTCGACTTGAGCTCGGCGCCCTCGTACACGCCCCAAAGGAGGCGCCTCACGAGGTGGACGACCAGCGGGTGCTCCACGAGGAACGTGCGGAAACCATCGGCCTTCCAGCGACGCTCGTCGCACATCGCGAGCTCGAGGCGGAGGACCTGGCCCGACGCTACGAGCTTCGCGTCCTTCTTGAGCGCCTTCCATCGCTCCGTCGCGGCTGTGGCCTTCTCCGCGTCGTCGCTCTTGCTAGGCTTCGGCAGATCGCCGAGGACCTTGCCGTCGGGGCCCTTCAGGCGCGGCTTCAGCGACTCGTCGAACGAAATGGTGAACGCGCGCGGCCCGAAGTCGAGCACGTCGCCGCCCTCGTCGCCGAGGTCGAAGTCCGGCACCAAGCGGTCCGCCAGCTCCTCGGCCGTGAACCCGCGCGCCGCGGCCACCGCCGCGATCTTCTCGCGCGCCTTCTCCTGGAGCCCCTTGAACTTGAGCTTCTGCGCGATGCCGTGCAGGTTCATGAGCGCGACGTCGGTGCCGAGGCTCGCGAGCACGTCGAGCCCCACGGTCGCGCGGGCGTGGAGCGACTCGCCCGGCCAGGCGCGAATGAGCGGGGTCAGCGCGCGGGCCGTGTCGTCGTCCCCCAGCACCCCGAGCGCCGTGAACCCCCACGGCTCCTTGTTGGGCGCGCCCGCGGCCTGCCACCGCTCGAACAGCTCCCAGGCGAACGCCGCGAGATCTTTCGGCGCCGCCGCGGCCTTGGCCGCCGCGAGGATGGGTGCATCCTTCACGTAACGGACCGCCTGGCAGAGGCGCTGTACGGCGCTCGAAGGGAGCACCGTCTCGGTCCCGCGGAGCCGGATCGGCGCCGTCTTGATCGCATCGACGGCGAAGTCGGGGAGCGCCGCGAGCTTCTTTGGAATCCATCGGCGCCGGGCGTCGGCTCGCTGCGGAGGGCCTCGGGGAGGGCGTCGGCCTTGGCCTCGGGCAGCGCCGGCCGCTTCTCCGCGAGCAGGTACGCGCGCGACTTCGCGTCCAGCAGCGGTGCGACGATGGCCGGCAGGGCGGGGTGCGCGGCCACCGTGGCCTCGACGACGGGCTTCACGAACGGGGCGAGCTTCCCGCCCGCGGTGATGATGGGCACGAGCGCGCGGAGGGCGAGGTCTGGGCGCTTCGCGTAGTACTCGCGCACGTCCTCGTGGGTCCGCTTGTTGGTGAGATCGTTGGCGATGCACCGCGCTCCCGCCACCGTCTCGAGGTCGGACAGCGTCCGGATGAGCCAGTTGTGCGTCGCGATCTTTGGCAAGATCCAGTCTTGACCGGCGACACCCGCCACCTCGAGCACGAGGTTCGCGCCGACCGCCTCGGCGAGCTCCCTCCGCACCGCCGGATCGCGGGTGGCCAAGAACACGAACTGGGTCACCTGCCAGTCGGGGTTCGCGCGGTTCTGCGCGAGGTCGTCGGCCACGAAGCCCTCGTCGCGGAGCACGATGTTGTACTCGGCGCGCCGCGCGCGGCTCGTCTCGGCGTTTCGCGTGGCCCGCAGCGTGGCCAGCGCGGCCTCCCACGCGCTCGGCTCGACCCGCGCCTCGCACGCCACGAGGGCGCGCGCCGACTGGGGGAGGAGGTAGTGCCCTCCCTCTTCGACCGAGGTGGCCGGGCCGTCGCCCTCGAGGCGCAGCGTGTGGGCCGCCTCGTAGGCCTCCACGGTGAACGCGACGCCGAAGCGCGCCACCAGGAACGGCACGACGAACGGCTCGAGCCCCGAGCGCAGGAGGAGCGCGCCCGCGGGGACGCCGAGCGTGGTCTCGCCCTCGGACTCGAGGAACGCCACGACCTGGTCGACCGCGGGCCGGAGGTCGGCGAGCGTCTTCGAGCGCCCCGCCTTCAGCGACGCCACGTGCTCCTTCGCCGCACGCATCCCAGGGGCGAACCAGGCCGCGGCGAGGGCCGCGTAGGACCCGTCGGAGATCGTGAAGCCCTCCCCCACGTAGCGCTCCTCGAGTACGTAGTCGCCCTGCTTCGCGGGCGGCGGCGCGGCGGGCACCTCGGCGATCGGCGCCTCGGCGATCGGCGCCTCGCGCGCGGCCTCGGGGGCCTCCTCGCGCTTCTCCTCCTCGACCTTCGGCGTCTTGGTCTTCACCTTCGCGACCGGAGCGGGGCCCGCGGGCGCGGCGTCTTGGCTGACGAGGACGTAGCCCTTCTTGGTCTTCTCTTTCACGAGCTTGTCGTGCTCGGCGATGGCCGCGGCCTCGCTCGCGAGCTCCTTCAGCTGCGCCTGCCCGGCCGTGCCGATCTTGCCGAAGGTCACCCGGAGGGAGGCCCCGTCCCGCGCGATCTGCCAGAACTTGTTGGAAGAGCCTTCCGAGAACTCGTAGCGCTTGGTGTCCATCGTTCCCTCTGTACGGAAGAGCGCCGCGGACCTTCCCGCGGGTGAAGCGTGAGGAGCGCGGAGGTGCCGAGGCGGGCACCGCCGGCTGTGCCTCGGAGCACCGCCGGAGGTGCTTACTCCGCCGCCAGCAGCGCGCCGAGCACCCCGAACGCGGCCGCCGGGAGCCCCCGCACAGCGAACGTGCACGGCTTGCCAGGCCGCGTCGCGACCGCGCGGACCTCGACCTTGAAGCCCGCGCGCGCGAGCCCCTTCGCGAGCTTGGTCGCGACCGCGCGCTCGTCGCTCGTGGTCGTGTTGCCGACGGGCTTCTTGCTGGCCTTCCTGTCGCCCGCGGGCGCCTGCTCGCGCACGTCGCCGCGCACAGCCTTCGCGGCCGCCTCGACCTGGCGCGCCGAGGCGCCCTTCGCGAGGCGCACCTTCCCGCGCGCGAGCCCCTGCTCGAAGAGCTGCGTCGCGCTGTCGTCCTCCGGCGTGGCGCGCGCGAGATCGAGGAACGCGAGCGCCCGGCGCTGCGAGCCGAGCTCGATCGCCGCCGCGCGCGTGAGCTCGGTGGCGATGCGCATGGCGCCCGAGACGAACGCCTCGGAGAGTCCGCACTTGGCTCGGCACAGCTCGTAGAAGGTGCCGAAGCCGAGCGCCCCCTCGGCCTCCATTCCCTGGAGCTCCAGCAGATCGCGGCCGAGGTCCCAAAACGCCCCCGCGAGCGTGCGCTTGCGGTCCTGGATGGAGGTGAAGAGCGCCTCGATCCGCGCGTCTCTGCGCGCCCGCGCGGCCTCGCTCGCGCGCTTCGCGTTGGCCACGAGCGCGGCGGGGAGCCCGCTCGCCTTCTTCGACGTGGGCTTGTCCTTGGGGGGCTTCACGGAGGATCGGGGGCTCGCCATGGGTTGGATCTTACAGGGGCAGACGGGCGCGGGGCAGGGGAGACGGGCGCGGGACGGCGGGAGTCTTGCGCTATTCGTCCTCGAAGTCGGCCGTCTTGAACTTCAGCGCTTTGGCGTTCTCCTTCACGATGCGCATCGTCTTGAGGTCGAACCCCTCCTTGCGCGTGGCCTCGAGGTCCACCGAGAGGGTGACCTTCGTGCCGTATTGGCCGCTGAAGTGCTGGAGCACCTCCTCC from Myxococcales bacterium includes these protein-coding regions:
- a CDS encoding WGR domain-containing protein; the encoded protein is MDTKRYEFSEGSSNKFWQIARDGASLRVTFGKIGTAGQAQLKELASEAAAIAEHDKLVKEKTKKGYVLVSQDAAPAGPAPVAKVKTKTPKVEEEKREEAPEAAREAPIAEAPIAEVPAAPPPAKQGDYVLEERYVGEGFTISDGSYAALAAAWFAPGMRAAKEHVASLKAGRSKTLADLRPAVDQVVAFLESEGETTLGVPAGALLLRSGLEPFVVPFLVARFGVAFTVEAYEAAHTLRLEGDGPATSVEEGGHYLLPQSARALVACEARVEPSAWEAALATLRATRNAETSRARRAEYNIVLRDEGFVADDLAQNRANPDWQVTQFVFLATRDPAVRRELAEAVGANLVLEVAGVAGQDWILPKIATHNWLIRTLSDLETVAGARCIANDLTNKRTHEDVREYYAKRPDLALRALVPIITAGGKLAPFVKPVVEATVAAHPALPAIVAPLLDAKSRAYLLAEKRPALPEAKADALPEALRSEPTPGADGFQRSSRRSPTSPSMRSRRRRSGSAGPRRCSLRAPYSASARRSVT